A genomic segment from Spinacia oleracea cultivar Varoflay chromosome 3, BTI_SOV_V1, whole genome shotgun sequence encodes:
- the LOC110795525 gene encoding uncharacterized protein — protein MAANDNYHPGGRNSAKKGGKYNVDALTMLTSTVQALSQKFDQFQTGSSTVASCEVCGIQGHIANDCQINNVGLTIEQANALYNNNNQRRPFDPYSNTYNEGWKHNPAFSYKNTEKQLNPPPPRNNFNQPPGFLARPPFNPQSFNQQTPPQPKSNLEAMVESLAASQLKQHKYWEGQMKQNEFLSTSFNKFKLMESQVSQLAHQVGQSSKIPGQFPGNTEQPPKDQMNAVTLRNGRVLEELPPRVPQKKVIVVEEEKDEFEKVVEEEKKEPIVSPIKPYKPPVPFPHRLAQAKLEKKCGKFLEVLKKLHINIPFLDAISEMPSYAKFLKDMLSIRGRSKRMQPFH, from the coding sequence ATGGCAGCTAATGACAACTATCACCCAGGTGGTCGGAATAGTGCTAAAAAGGGAGGTAAATATAATGTTGATGCTTTAACCATGTTGACTAGTACTGTGCAGGCACTATCTCAAAAGTTTGATCAATTTCAAACTGGGTCATCTACGGTAGCTTCATGTGAAGTATGTGGAATACAGGGACATATTGCTAATGATTGTCAAATCAATAATGTTGGGTTGACAATTGAACAAGCCAATGCTCTTTACAACAACAATAACCAGAGACGGCCATTTGATCCTTATTCCAATACATACAATGAGGGGTGGAAGCACAATCCTGCATTCTCCTACAAGAACACTGAGAAACAGCTAAATCCACCACCACCACGCAACAACTTCAATCAACCTCCAGGTTTTCTAGCTAGACCACCTTTCAACCCACAATCCTTCAATCAACAGACCCCTCCACAACCAAAGTCCAATTTGGAAGCTATGGTTGAGTCTCTTGCTGCCTCACAGCTTAAGCAACACAAGTATTGGGAAGGGCAGATGAAGCAAAATGAGTTCCTCTCTACCTCATTCAACAAATTCAAGCTCATGGAGAGTCAGGTAAGCCAACTTGCTCACCAAGTGGGTCAATCCTCAAAAATTCCAGGCCAATTTCCTGGAAATACTGAGCAACCACCTAAGGATCAGATGAATGCTGTGACTTTGAGGAATGGTAGAGTGTTAGAAGAGCTTCCACCAAGGGTACCTCAAAAGAAAGTGATTGTGGTAGAAGAAGAGAAAGATGAATTTGAAAAAGTGgttgaagaagaaaaaaaggaacCTATTGTTTCTCCCATTAAGCCATACAAGCCACCTGTTCCTTTTCCACACAGACTAGCACAGGCCAAGCTAGAGAAGAAATGTGGGAAGTTCCTTGAGGTCCTGAAGAAGCTGCACATCAACATCCCTTTCTTGGATGCTATCTCAGAGATGCCTTCTTATGCTAAGTTCTTGAAAGACATGCTATCAATAAGAGGAAGATCGAAGAGAATGCAACCGTTTCATTAA